The Flavobacterium sp. 1 genome contains the following window.
CTTGATGGATAATTTAAGTTTAACCGCTGAAGAACGTTTTGAAAAATTCTGCAAAAAATATACTAATCTAATTTATAGTGTCCCTCAAAAACAAATTGCATCCTATCTTGGTGTGACTCCAGAGTTTTTCAGTAAGATGAAAAGCAAAATGTTACGCAAGTAGTATCCAGTCGACAGTTTGCAGTTTGCAGAAGTTTAAATGAATTGAAAAAATTAAAATTGCTATTTAACAATTAGTAGCAATTATAGTAAAACTGAATTCTGAATACTTAAATCTGCCAACTGAATACTTTTTCTTAATCTAGGTTAAGTGCAAAACGATGACATCAGATGTAAATTTGTATAACAAAAATCACTAAATTTATATATCATGGCAACTACAGTTTTACACAAAGCAGATACAAGAGGACACGCAGATCACGGATGGCTAAACGCATATCACAGTTTTAGCTTTGCAAGCTGGTACAATCCAGATAGAGTACAATTTGGAGCGCTACGCGTTTTAAACGATGACACCGTTGCAGCTGGAATGGGTTTTGGAACACATCCGCACGACAATATGGAAATCATCACTATACCATTAGAAGGGGATTTGGCTCACAAAGACAGTATGGGAAATGCTGAGACTATCAAAACTGGCGATATACAGGTGATGAGCGCAGGAACTGGAATTCAGCACAGCGAATTCAACCCGAATGCAGATCAGCGCACCAAACTTTTTCAGATTTGGTTATTCCCAAAAGTGAGAAATGTAGAACCGCGTTACCAGCAGATCACTTTAGATACTGCTGAACAAAAAAATAATTTTGCTCAGATATTATCTCCAAATCCTGATGATGCCGGAGTTTGGATTTACCAAGATGCCTGGTTTCATTTAGCCGATTTTAGTGCTGGATTTTCTAAACAGTATGAATTAAAAAAAGAAGGAAACGGACTTTATGCTTTTGTAATTTCTGGAACCATAACCGTTGACAGTCAGGAATTGGAAACCCGTGACGGTTTAGGGATTACTGATTTCAAAACTTTAGACATTAAAGCAACAACTGATGCAAAATTTCTGTTAATGGAAATTCCGATGGTTTATTAAATAGATACTAAGTTACTAAGAATCTAAGTTCCTAAAATTAAATGCTTAGTAACATAGATTCTTAGGAGCTTAGTAACTTTAAAACTTAAAAAAACTTAGAATCTTAGCGACTTACAAACTTAGCAACTTAAAAAAAATGAACGAAGAAGTACAATTAGAAATAAACGACAAAAAAGGATTTTTCCATATAGATGTTAATGGTAAAACTGAGGCTAAAATGACTTTTGTATTTGCTGGTCCAGATAAAATTATCATAGACCATACCGAAGTAAATGAAGGCAATAACGGAAA
Protein-coding sequences here:
- a CDS encoding GNAT family N-acetyltransferase is translated as MNEEVQLEINDKKGFFHIDVNGKTEAKMTFVFAGPDKIIIDHTEVNEGNNGKGYGKKMVAKAVEFAREKNIKIIPLCPFAKKVFDKTPEFRDVL
- a CDS encoding pirin family protein — encoded protein: MATTVLHKADTRGHADHGWLNAYHSFSFASWYNPDRVQFGALRVLNDDTVAAGMGFGTHPHDNMEIITIPLEGDLAHKDSMGNAETIKTGDIQVMSAGTGIQHSEFNPNADQRTKLFQIWLFPKVRNVEPRYQQITLDTAEQKNNFAQILSPNPDDAGVWIYQDAWFHLADFSAGFSKQYELKKEGNGLYAFVISGTITVDSQELETRDGLGITDFKTLDIKATTDAKFLLMEIPMVY